One genomic window of Borreliella garinii includes the following:
- the lepB gene encoding signal peptidase I, translated as MAPYLTFEQRLLRKRQRKIFFKYVLTFLMLNFFFTKFVLQIFMIKGNEMLPTITKNASLFFVARHITSFFIPLKMNDIVLYEDFRLSNNFLLTLIKDFFFLNKILKRANYKVSRIAAVQGDSVYVRGLNVLVNKKDTDFFYLNGNLVSYYKLNNFFNTDEVVKCFILKKNEVFLLNDNLSVLNDSRIFGPINKNAIVSFLAFRVVDYKIVK; from the coding sequence GTGGCTCCATATTTAACTTTCGAACAAAGGCTTTTAAGAAAAAGGCAAAGAAAAATTTTTTTTAAATATGTTTTAACATTTTTAATGTTAAATTTTTTTTTCACAAAGTTTGTTTTGCAAATTTTTATGATTAAAGGTAATGAGATGTTGCCAACCATAACAAAAAATGCTAGTTTGTTTTTTGTTGCAAGACATATAACGTCTTTTTTTATTCCTTTGAAAATGAATGATATTGTTCTTTATGAAGATTTTAGGTTAAGTAATAATTTTTTATTAACGTTAATAAAAGATTTCTTTTTTTTAAATAAAATTCTTAAAAGAGCAAACTATAAGGTATCAAGAATAGCGGCTGTTCAGGGCGATTCTGTTTATGTTAGAGGTTTGAATGTTTTGGTAAATAAAAAGGATACAGATTTTTTTTATTTGAATGGCAATTTAGTTAGCTATTATAAGTTGAATAATTTTTTCAATACAGATGAAGTGGTTAAGTGCTTCATTTTGAAAAAAAATGAAGTTTTTTTATTAAATGACAATTTAAGTGTTTTAAATGATTCTAGAATATTTGGACCTATTAATAAAAATGCTATTGTTTCTTTTTTGGCCTTTAGGGTAGTGGACTATAAGATTGTTAAATAA
- the bamB gene encoding outer membrane protein assembly factor BamB, whose translation MKQKYENYLKKKIILNLLIFLLLTCSSESIFSQLGNLQKIKHEYNILGSSSPRGISLVGETLYIAAMHLFKKENGKVEKIDLSDSYEFINDIVNVSGKTYLLAQNKKAELEVCELNGKDWALKFKKPLKAYKFLKSVGNDGIKEAYILAIDKNNKERIFNLEGVDKTPSQATENDKFYQISNEGNLITGNSLKVWQIHNNTYTNIDYQQAKEIMPIIKTNIRGFSEILVMTGGYNSLETKFKMYSNANNYTTPIFIQDEVGEFSGYFAREFNDVILIGSNNGFAEFTKNKEGIFALQAPSKSVEPGAYNGSQLSKTGLNDIIPVSNNTIYILTQGKGLWKLENKKLTKE comes from the coding sequence ATGAAACAAAAATATGAAAACTATTTAAAAAAAAAAATAATTTTAAACCTATTAATATTTTTACTACTGACATGCTCAAGCGAATCCATATTTTCCCAACTAGGAAATCTGCAAAAAATAAAACATGAATATAACATTTTAGGCAGTTCAAGCCCAAGGGGAATTTCTCTAGTAGGAGAAACTCTCTATATTGCAGCCATGCATTTATTTAAAAAAGAAAACGGCAAGGTTGAAAAAATTGACTTAAGCGATTCTTATGAGTTTATAAATGACATTGTAAATGTATCTGGGAAAACCTATCTTTTAGCGCAAAACAAAAAAGCAGAACTAGAAGTTTGCGAGCTAAATGGAAAAGATTGGGCATTAAAATTTAAAAAACCACTAAAAGCGTATAAATTCTTAAAATCTGTGGGAAACGATGGCATAAAAGAAGCATATATTTTAGCTATAGACAAAAATAATAAAGAGAGAATTTTTAATCTAGAAGGAGTCGACAAAACACCATCACAAGCTACTGAAAATGATAAATTTTATCAAATATCAAATGAAGGTAACTTAATTACAGGAAATTCACTTAAAGTATGGCAAATACATAATAATACATACACAAACATAGACTACCAACAAGCCAAAGAAATAATGCCTATAATTAAAACAAACATTAGAGGTTTTTCTGAAATTTTAGTAATGACTGGTGGTTATAATAGTTTAGAAACAAAATTTAAAATGTATTCGAATGCAAATAATTACACAACGCCAATATTTATTCAAGACGAAGTAGGTGAATTTAGCGGATACTTTGCAAGGGAATTTAATGATGTGATATTAATCGGAAGCAATAATGGATTTGCAGAATTTACAAAAAATAAAGAAGGAATTTTTGCTTTACAAGCACCTTCAAAATCTGTAGAACCTGGAGCTTATAACGGTTCCCAGCTAAGCAAAACGGGTCTTAACGATATTATTCCTGTATCAAACAACACAATTTACATATTAACTCAGGGCAAAGGTTTGTGGAAATTGGAAAATAAAAAATTAACTAAAGAATAA
- the lepB gene encoding signal peptidase I translates to MYLRRLDKFASFLVYSVEKYLTYRKRKKYFCKLRAKKRGFFLNFLFDFVAAAIFVLVINQYFVQAYKIPSGSMENTLQIGDFLFVDKFSYGPELLPGLFKINGFKAPEESDVIIFENPEYKSKGVFFDIFQRILYMLTLSFIDLDRDEYGNPNVRFLVKRGVFADGKIVRFNSGKAYIKREGEENFILEDSYRDLVDQNFNIKKIVANEDYGIYGDFAMFVALSQLNINLSRIPDFSFFDVRVIDRFEFERLEYKYLSAFMPYVDYYMEKAIIRDYGIYVPYGYILPIGDNRDNSHDGRFFGVINKNKVLGKTLIIYLPFSRVGFI, encoded by the coding sequence ATGTATTTAAGAAGATTAGATAAATTTGCATCTTTTTTGGTATACTCTGTTGAAAAATACTTGACATATCGAAAAAGAAAGAAGTATTTTTGCAAATTAAGGGCTAAGAAACGAGGATTTTTTCTCAACTTTTTATTTGATTTTGTAGCAGCGGCAATTTTTGTACTGGTAATAAATCAATATTTTGTCCAAGCTTATAAAATACCGTCAGGTTCAATGGAAAATACTCTTCAAATAGGGGATTTTTTATTTGTAGATAAATTTTCTTACGGTCCTGAACTTTTACCAGGGTTATTTAAGATTAATGGTTTTAAAGCCCCAGAAGAATCCGATGTTATTATTTTTGAAAATCCAGAATATAAATCAAAGGGTGTTTTTTTTGATATTTTTCAAAGAATACTTTACATGTTAACGTTATCTTTTATTGATCTTGATAGAGATGAATATGGCAATCCTAATGTTAGATTTCTAGTTAAAAGAGGTGTATTTGCAGATGGAAAAATTGTTAGATTTAACAGCGGTAAAGCTTACATTAAAAGAGAAGGCGAAGAAAATTTTATTTTAGAAGATTCTTATCGGGATTTGGTTGATCAAAATTTTAATATTAAGAAAATTGTAGCAAATGAGGACTATGGGATTTATGGTGATTTTGCTATGTTTGTTGCTTTGAGTCAGTTAAATATAAATTTAAGTCGCATTCCCGATTTCTCATTTTTTGATGTTAGAGTGATTGATAGGTTTGAGTTTGAAAGATTAGAATATAAGTATTTGTCTGCTTTTATGCCATATGTTGATTATTATATGGAGAAAGCTATAATAAGGGATTATGGGATTTATGTTCCTTATGGATATATTTTGCCAATTGGAGACAATAGAGACAATTCTCATGATGGTCGATTTTTTGGTGTAATAAATAAGAATAAAGTGCTTGGAAAAACTTTAATAATATATCTTCCATTTTCTAGAGTAGGATTTATTTAA
- a CDS encoding BB0027 family outer member beta-barrel protein, which produces MKKYFFITLIAVLLISVNIKKIEAAVNIDRHTNSTLGIDLSVGVPIFYNDLSKAYPTNLYPGGIGAIKYQYHILNNLAIGLELRYMFNFDINHSFNILNPDSSVGKIFYSVPITFSINYIFDIGELFQIPIFTNIGFSLNTYGDRNNNITNLRTFDALPTIAFGSGILWNFNYKWSFGATTSWWMMFEFGNSAKMAHFALISLSVTVNVNKL; this is translated from the coding sequence ATGAAAAAGTATTTTTTTATAACGCTAATTGCAGTCTTGTTAATTAGTGTAAACATAAAAAAAATTGAAGCCGCAGTCAACATTGATAGGCATACAAACTCTACTTTGGGAATAGATTTAAGCGTTGGGGTACCTATTTTTTACAACGACCTATCAAAAGCTTATCCTACCAATTTATATCCAGGAGGTATTGGAGCAATAAAATATCAGTATCATATTTTAAATAATTTAGCAATTGGACTTGAACTAAGATATATGTTTAACTTTGATATTAACCATTCTTTTAATATATTAAATCCAGATTCAAGTGTAGGTAAAATTTTTTATAGTGTGCCTATTACATTTTCAATAAACTATATATTTGACATAGGAGAATTATTCCAAATCCCAATTTTCACAAATATAGGGTTTTCTCTTAATACATATGGAGATAGAAATAATAATATTACAAATTTAAGAACTTTTGATGCGCTCCCTACAATCGCTTTTGGATCTGGAATTTTATGGAACTTTAACTATAAATGGTCTTTTGGAGCAACAACATCCTGGTGGATGATGTTTGAATTTGGAAATTCTGCTAAAATGGCACATTTTGCACTTATATCATTATCAGTTACAGTAAATGTAAATAAATTGTAG
- a CDS encoding DUF188 domain-containing protein: MLNKIFVDADSCNFKIIKFLQKFILHNKSKLIVVSNKFLNLEKTENVFLEVVDDVDAFILNLADRYSLVITRDIFFAKLLLNLGVKVMNDEGQIFNVNNINYLYFRSKINFNLKIKIKKYYDVDFNKFRYEKFITNFYSLFFS; encoded by the coding sequence TTGTTAAATAAAATTTTTGTTGATGCTGATTCTTGTAATTTTAAGATAATAAAATTTTTGCAAAAATTTATATTGCACAATAAATCAAAACTTATTGTAGTTTCTAATAAGTTTTTGAATTTAGAAAAAACAGAAAATGTTTTTTTAGAGGTGGTAGACGATGTTGATGCATTTATTTTGAATTTAGCAGATAGGTACAGCCTTGTAATTACTCGAGATATTTTTTTTGCTAAACTTCTTTTAAATCTTGGGGTTAAGGTTATGAATGATGAGGGTCAAATTTTTAATGTAAATAATATAAATTATTTATATTTTAGATCTAAGATTAATTTTAATTTGAAAATTAAGATTAAAAAATATTATGATGTAGATTTTAATAAGTTTAGATATGAAAAATTTATAACAAATTTTTATTCTTTATTCTTTAGTTAA
- a CDS encoding bifunctional 5,10-methylenetetrahydrofolate dehydrogenase/5,10-methenyltetrahydrofolate cyclohydrolase, which translates to MNTVFNGKDFANKYYLILKEFLKQHDLRDKIALKVILANDEPASKLYVSIKNRVAKEIGLNVEVIKFSANSVQSDILEVIDRENKNLSTDGIIVQLPLLKDMDSNSILNSIVYSKDVDGLSFVNLGKMILGDKKGFIPCTALALLKILRDEGIRTSGKTVVVVGRSPLVGKPISILLSSKPYDATVIACHSKSIYLDVYLRQADIVISAVGKPKLIDKSMLCGEPYVIDIGISEVETDNGKILSGDTDFDNIKDCVKFITPVKGGIGPVTVLMLMFNTIKAHLINNNMFDILDRLEKLVEV; encoded by the coding sequence TTGAATACTGTGTTTAATGGGAAGGATTTTGCGAATAAGTATTATTTAATATTGAAAGAATTCTTAAAACAGCACGATTTGAGAGATAAAATTGCATTAAAAGTTATTTTAGCAAATGATGAGCCTGCAAGCAAGCTTTATGTTTCAATTAAGAATAGAGTTGCAAAAGAGATTGGTTTAAATGTTGAAGTAATTAAATTTTCTGCGAATTCTGTTCAAAGCGATATTCTAGAAGTAATTGATAGAGAAAATAAAAATTTAAGTACAGATGGGATTATTGTGCAATTGCCCCTTTTGAAGGATATGGATTCAAATTCTATTTTAAATAGCATAGTGTATTCAAAAGATGTTGATGGCCTATCTTTTGTTAATTTAGGTAAAATGATTTTGGGTGATAAAAAAGGATTTATTCCTTGTACAGCTCTTGCTTTATTAAAGATTTTGCGAGATGAAGGAATAAGAACATCAGGGAAAACGGTTGTTGTAGTTGGTAGAAGTCCTCTTGTAGGAAAGCCTATTTCAATCTTACTCTCATCAAAGCCTTATGATGCAACTGTTATTGCTTGTCACAGCAAAAGCATTTATTTAGATGTTTATTTAAGGCAGGCAGATATTGTTATTTCTGCTGTTGGTAAGCCCAAGTTGATAGATAAAAGCATGTTGTGCGGGGAACCTTATGTTATTGATATTGGTATTTCTGAGGTTGAAACTGATAACGGAAAAATTCTCTCAGGTGATACAGATTTTGACAATATTAAAGATTGTGTTAAATTTATTACTCCTGTTAAGGGAGGAATAGGGCCTGTTACGGTTCTTATGTTAATGTTTAATACAATTAAAGCTCATTTAATCAATAATAATATGTTTGACATTTTAGATCGGTTGGAAAAATTAGTGGAGGTGTAA
- a CDS encoding YebC/PmpR family DNA-binding transcriptional regulator yields MSGHSKWSTIKRKKGALDAKRNKIFTKLIREITIAAKIGGGDVESNPRLRVAVNKAKVANMPKDNIEKAIKKGIGGNEGVEYFEITYEAYALYGVALMIKCLTDNKNRTSSDVKSVLAKGGGSLGTPGSVSYMFYRKGLIVYNLEKYLEDEIMEFALEAGAEDILVSNNEAEVITNPDDFDKVLSFLKTKFKEEMAEVALIPENKISLNKEQAEKIILLIEKLEDFDDVQEVIHNLEIPEELS; encoded by the coding sequence ATGTCTGGTCACAGCAAATGGTCAACAATAAAGAGAAAAAAAGGTGCTCTTGACGCAAAGCGTAATAAAATTTTTACAAAACTAATAAGAGAAATAACTATTGCAGCTAAAATAGGCGGGGGAGATGTTGAGTCTAATCCAAGACTAAGGGTCGCTGTTAATAAGGCTAAGGTTGCCAATATGCCAAAAGATAATATTGAGAAGGCAATAAAAAAGGGCATTGGCGGTAATGAAGGGGTTGAATATTTTGAAATAACTTATGAGGCTTATGCTCTTTATGGAGTGGCTCTAATGATTAAATGCTTGACAGACAATAAAAACAGAACTTCCAGTGATGTAAAAAGCGTTCTTGCAAAAGGTGGAGGGTCTCTTGGTACTCCAGGTTCAGTCTCATATATGTTTTACAGAAAGGGTCTTATTGTTTACAATTTAGAAAAATATCTTGAGGATGAAATAATGGAATTTGCGTTAGAAGCTGGTGCTGAAGATATTTTGGTTTCAAACAATGAAGCGGAAGTTATAACAAATCCTGATGATTTTGATAAAGTCTTATCTTTTTTGAAAACTAAATTTAAAGAAGAGATGGCAGAGGTAGCTTTAATTCCTGAAAATAAAATTTCCTTAAACAAAGAGCAAGCAGAAAAAATAATTCTTCTTATTGAAAAGCTTGAAGACTTTGATGATGTTCAGGAAGTAATTCATAATTTGGAGATTCCAGAAGAATTAAGCTAA